Genomic window (Sediminispirochaeta smaragdinae DSM 11293):
GAATTGATGGCTCGGGATACGATAAATTATATCTCCTTCGAAAAAAAGTCGCTTCTGGAAGCAAAAAAGTTCCTGGGCCATGAACTGATGCCCGGGGTATTAACGATTCCAGCCGGAAAATACGATCCCGAGTTTAACAAACCTATTACGCTTATGGCCGATTATCTGGGCTGGTCCTGTCATAAAAACTTACCTGACAGAGTAGTGAAGGAGATCCTCCGCATCATGATGGCCAATACGTCGAAGTTCGCGGACTATTTGCCCACAGGCGCGTATATTACCCCGGAAACGATGGCCATGCTCGATACTCCGGAATATATCCATCCCGCTGCGGAAGAATTCTACAGGGAGAACGCTATTCCAATTCGACAACGCCAGTAAACGGCGATTGAGCCATTAAGTTTTTCGGCTGAAAACCTTTTTCAGCCGGAACGAAGAAGGAGTAACTATGGATAATACAGTCGAGACCTGCGGGACCGGATTTTCCGCAACCTATACCGGTCGGATAAAAATAGTTATCACGGCAGTCGGAATCGCAATGGTAGCTATTCACATGGCCGTCTCACAATGGCTATTTGTAAGTACCGAGGCCTTTCTCACTTTACACTTAGGGTTCGCTCTGCTTCTGGTTTTTCTATCGAACATGGCAAAAAAGGAGCGGAAAAAAAGCAGAGACGTAATTTTTTCCCTCGCGATCATAGGAACAGTTATTTGTGTAGTATACATCATCGCTTCCATTGATTCTCTACGAATGAATGCATGGTTTAATTCCACCCCCGATCTGATAATCGGCGTGCTGTTGCTGGTACTTGCATTCTATGCTGCGGTAATGGAATACGGGTGGTTTATTCCCGGCATAGTTCTCGTGTCTATACTTTATCCGTTCATGGGGCGCTATTTGCCCGAACCGTTCACTACCTTTTCCCTGCCGATTAAGAAAGTAATCTCGAATATGTCGATAGGATTAAAATCGGGATTGTACGATTCGACCCTGACAATATCGTCAAATTACATATTTTTGTTTTGTGTATTCGGAGGGCTGATAGAGGCGACAGGGGTCCAACAGTTCTTCTCTGAATTTGGGAAGATGACCGTCGGACGTTTCAAATCGGGGCCAGCCTTGATGGCTTCTATCAATTGCGCTCTTGTGGGAACCATCGTGGGGAGCGCGGTGGCAAACGTAACCATTACGGGGCCTTATACGATCCCTTCAATGAAGAAAGCCGGCTATACTCCGGAGCAGGCCGCGGCGATCGATTCTGTCGCTTCGAACGGAGGACAAATCCTGCCGCCGGTGATGGGGATTATGGCTTTCGCCATGGCGGGATTTTCAGGAATTCCTTATTGGCAGATATGCAAAATGGCCCTTGTTCCGGCCTTGATCTATTATTTTATATTGGTTCTCTATTGTCAGCTCCATGCTTTGAAAAATCCGGTTTTACGTAATCGGGTAATTGAAAAAATGGCTGTGGATAAACAAATCGTCCGTATCAAAGGTGCCGCCTTCATTATTCCTCTGGCGGTAATAATCATACTGTTTGCCAAGGGTTTCAGCTGCATGAATGTGGCTTTCTGGACAATCCTCACGATTCTGGCCGTTAGCGCTGTGCAGCCGCGTGAACATCGTCCCCGATTTAAGAACATTATGTTCGGTTTTGTGGAAGGTGCCATTTCCGGAGCGAAAATTGCATGTATCTGCGCGATAATTGGGTGTCTTGTCACCTCCTTCACATCAAGCGGACTAGCTATTAAGCTAACCTCCGGAATCGATCTCTGGAGCCACGGCAGCCTGTTGTTGGCACTACTGATCCTGTGGGTTGGTGTTATCATCGCCGGGATGGTCGGAGTATCGGTGGCAGCCTATCTGACGGCTGCGGCGTTTGCAGTTCCGGTTCTACAGAAATTGGGGGTTCCTTTCGAGATCGCCCACTTTTTCATCTCCTACCCGGCGGCATTCACTCTTTTGACCCCACCGGTTGCACTGGTATCCCTAGTGGCGGCCCAAATCGCGAACGCGAATTATAAAAAGACGGCGATAGAATCATGTAAAATCGCAGTTACAGCGTTTTTCCTGCCGTTTCTTTTCGTCTATGCGCCGTCGTTGCTGCTTATCGGGGATCCGCTGTCCTTCGGTTTCTGGGCAGACATTCTGATCATCTTCTTCGGCGCGGTTGCAATGGAGATTGCCTTCGTCGGGTACCTCGGCAGTGATTTGCGCATGATTGAATCGGTATGCGTCTTTGTCGCTTCTCTTTTCATGCTGATATATCCGATTGTGAGAATACCGGCCTTCGCCTTCGGAGGTCTCATTGCAGCGGTAGTTTTATTGGGTATTCATCTCGTACGTTCCTCGGCTGGCCGCAGCAGTAAGGAGCGGTTGATATGACGTACAGAGAAAACACGATAATCGCTTACCGACATGGAATGCCGCTATGGACGCCCAACGTTATTGTCGATTGCAATGTCACACTTCAATCTTCAGTGAATGAGCGCTACGAAGGGCAGACATCGGGGAGTGACGAGTTTGGAGTGCAGTATACCTTTATTCCGCAAGTGGGAGCGCCTATCGTAACACCGGGAACGGAAATCCTTACCGACATAAGCGCATGGAAAAAACAAATACGGTTTCCCGATGTTGACTCGTACGATTGGGAAGCGGGCAGCTCCAGGGATACGGCCAACTGGGATCGGGAAAAGTTTTCCGTGGTACAGCTGTTCAACGGTCCCTTTGAACGGCTTCACGCGCTGATGGGGTTCGAGAATGCTCTGATTGCCCTGCTCGAATACCCTTCCGATGTTTTCGAGTTCTTTGAAGCCTTTACCGAGTATCGTATCAAAATGTACAAGAAGATCGCGCAGTATTATAAGCCTGATTCGATTATGGTCTTTGACGATTACGGAGCGGATCATTCGATGCTCCTCTCTCCCGACTGTTGGCGCACGCTGATTAAGCCTCATATTAAGAAGGCGATCGATACCGTGCATGATCTGGGGATATTCTATACGCTCCATTCCTGCGGCTTTATCCGGCCGATTTTCAAGGATATCGTCGAAATGGGAGCGGACGCGATACATCCCATGCAATATGTAAACGATGCCCCGGCCTTAAAAAAAGAATACGGAAGGCATATCACCTTCACCGGCGGATTCGATAATATCGGTATCCTCGATAATCCCGGAGCAGAACCCGAGGATATCCGCAAAGAGGTAAGACGGGTCTTACAGGAACTCGCGGCTGACGGCAGTTATGTCGCCTGGCAGACAGTTCTTTCGAAAGAAGCGAGAAAGATCTTTCTGGATGAAATCATGCAGCACAGTGCGCCCAAGATGACCACGGCAGGAATCGAGCCGCCGGATTGGACGACGTTAATACAATAAGGGGAACAACAATGAAAATGCTCATTAACGGCAGGAAGGTGGATGCCCGCGACGGCAGAACCGTCGAGGTCTGCAATCCCGTAACGAACGAACGTATCGATACCATCCCATTGGCAACGAAGGACGATATAGAAGAAGCGTTGGCGTGTTCGAAAACAGGTCTTGAGAAATGGCGCGAGGTGCCGCTCAAAGAAAAAGAGAAGATATATGAACGATTCTTTGTGCTTCTGAAGAAACATAAAAGAACAATTATCGAAACCTTGATGCGGGAAAGTGGCAGCAGTATTCGCAACGGATTATTCCAGTTTCAGGCAATCCCGGATCTGTTCCGCGGATATCTTGAGACCGCAAAACGCTATGACGGGAAGGTTCTGGTTCCAGGTACGGAGAACGGCCACGACGGAAAGACGGAGAACGATCTGCAACTTGTCGTGCACGAACCTATAGGAACCGTATTGGCCATCGTACCATTCAATGCTCCTCTTATGCTTTTTGCCTACAAGGTGGCACCGGCTTTATCGGCGGGTAACTCGGTAATCGTTAAGCCGCCGACGAGTAACCCTCTGGCGTTGTTGAAAATGGTCGAACTTATGTGGGAAGCGGGGATTCCGGGCGATGTACTGCAGGTTATTACCGGCAACGGGTCGCTGATCGGAGAATATTTAGTGAACGACCCTCGCATCAATGCAGTAACGTTGACCGGCAGTACGGAAGTAGGCATCGATATAGCCACCAGTATGGCGAAAAGACTGTCGCCTTGTGCGTTGGAATTGGGAGGAAACGATCCTTTCATCGTATTACCCGACACGGATATAGAGAAAGCGGCGAAGGAAGCGGTCGCCTGGCGGATGAACTCCGCGGGGCAAGTTTGCATTTCGCCTAAGCGTTTCATCGTTCATAACAGCGTTCTGGAAAAATTCACGCAGGTTGCGCTGGAAGCGGTGAAAACCATCGTTATGGGTTTCGACATGGACATAGCCCATGAGCTTGATCTCTACATCGAAAAAGACTTTTCAGAGCTTGAGCCCGGAAAGAAGATGGTGATGAACAGCTTGATCTCTGAGAAGGCGGCAACGATGGTCGAACAGCAGGTGCGTATGACAATCGATCAAGGAGCGAAACTGCTTTGGGGGGGAGGAAGGCACGGATCTTTCTTCGAGCCGACCGTCCTGGGCAGCGTTACCAAGGATATGGATGTGGCCAGAGATATGGAGATATTCGGTCCGGTCATGCCGATAATCGGTTTCGATTCTATTGATGAAGCTATAGAGATAGCCAACGCCAGCCAATTCGGTTTATCCGGCTGCGTCATGACAAACGATTGGCAGTTGGGTATGCGGGTAGCCCGAAAAGTTGAATCCGGGAATGTGGTTATTAACGGGACCGGAACATACCGAAATATGATGCAGCCCTTCGGAGGGTACAAGATGAGCGGGCTGGGACGGGAAGGTTTTATTACCCTCGGAGAGATGGTGCAAGAGAAGACTATTATTTTTAAAGGTTTCTTAAGTCCGTAATTGGAACAATTTACATACATAGTAATGGAGGTTACAGATGGATATTCAGAGTTTTTCCGTCAAACAAGATGTGTCGTTCGGGGTCGGATTAATTGAAAAACTCGGCGACTACGTGAAGAAGATGGGGGGGACCAAGGTGCTCCTTGTTACGGATCCCGGGCTTGTGAAAGCCGGACTA
Coding sequences:
- a CDS encoding TRAP transporter permease; amino-acid sequence: MDNTVETCGTGFSATYTGRIKIVITAVGIAMVAIHMAVSQWLFVSTEAFLTLHLGFALLLVFLSNMAKKERKKSRDVIFSLAIIGTVICVVYIIASIDSLRMNAWFNSTPDLIIGVLLLVLAFYAAVMEYGWFIPGIVLVSILYPFMGRYLPEPFTTFSLPIKKVISNMSIGLKSGLYDSTLTISSNYIFLFCVFGGLIEATGVQQFFSEFGKMTVGRFKSGPALMASINCALVGTIVGSAVANVTITGPYTIPSMKKAGYTPEQAAAIDSVASNGGQILPPVMGIMAFAMAGFSGIPYWQICKMALVPALIYYFILVLYCQLHALKNPVLRNRVIEKMAVDKQIVRIKGAAFIIPLAVIIILFAKGFSCMNVAFWTILTILAVSAVQPREHRPRFKNIMFGFVEGAISGAKIACICAIIGCLVTSFTSSGLAIKLTSGIDLWSHGSLLLALLILWVGVIIAGMVGVSVAAYLTAAAFAVPVLQKLGVPFEIAHFFISYPAAFTLLTPPVALVSLVAAQIANANYKKTAIESCKIAVTAFFLPFLFVYAPSLLLIGDPLSFGFWADILIIFFGAVAMEIAFVGYLGSDLRMIESVCVFVASLFMLIYPIVRIPAFAFGGLIAAVVLLGIHLVRSSAGRSSKERLI
- a CDS encoding uroporphyrinogen decarboxylase family protein, whose product is MTYRENTIIAYRHGMPLWTPNVIVDCNVTLQSSVNERYEGQTSGSDEFGVQYTFIPQVGAPIVTPGTEILTDISAWKKQIRFPDVDSYDWEAGSSRDTANWDREKFSVVQLFNGPFERLHALMGFENALIALLEYPSDVFEFFEAFTEYRIKMYKKIAQYYKPDSIMVFDDYGADHSMLLSPDCWRTLIKPHIKKAIDTVHDLGIFYTLHSCGFIRPIFKDIVEMGADAIHPMQYVNDAPALKKEYGRHITFTGGFDNIGILDNPGAEPEDIRKEVRRVLQELAADGSYVAWQTVLSKEARKIFLDEIMQHSAPKMTTAGIEPPDWTTLIQ
- a CDS encoding aldehyde dehydrogenase family protein, with amino-acid sequence MKMLINGRKVDARDGRTVEVCNPVTNERIDTIPLATKDDIEEALACSKTGLEKWREVPLKEKEKIYERFFVLLKKHKRTIIETLMRESGSSIRNGLFQFQAIPDLFRGYLETAKRYDGKVLVPGTENGHDGKTENDLQLVVHEPIGTVLAIVPFNAPLMLFAYKVAPALSAGNSVIVKPPTSNPLALLKMVELMWEAGIPGDVLQVITGNGSLIGEYLVNDPRINAVTLTGSTEVGIDIATSMAKRLSPCALELGGNDPFIVLPDTDIEKAAKEAVAWRMNSAGQVCISPKRFIVHNSVLEKFTQVALEAVKTIVMGFDMDIAHELDLYIEKDFSELEPGKKMVMNSLISEKAATMVEQQVRMTIDQGAKLLWGGGRHGSFFEPTVLGSVTKDMDVARDMEIFGPVMPIIGFDSIDEAIEIANASQFGLSGCVMTNDWQLGMRVARKVESGNVVINGTGTYRNMMQPFGGYKMSGLGREGFITLGEMVQEKTIIFKGFLSP